The proteins below come from a single Arthrobacter sp. zg-Y1171 genomic window:
- a CDS encoding type 1 glutamine amidotransferase domain-containing protein — MAEHDISGKKVAFLLTDGVEQIELTSPWEAVKNAGGEPVLVSPKKGTVQGFDGMDKGETFTVDLDVADADASDFDALVLPGGVVNADFLRVDKNAQQFARAFFEAHKPVASICHGPWLLIEAGVVKGRDLTSYHTLATDLKNAGANWTDEEVVVDQGFVTSRNPDDLPAFNDKLVEEIAEGEHAGQHA; from the coding sequence ATGGCAGAGCACGATATTTCCGGCAAGAAGGTCGCTTTCCTCCTCACCGACGGCGTGGAGCAGATTGAGTTGACCAGCCCCTGGGAAGCAGTCAAGAACGCCGGCGGCGAGCCGGTCCTCGTGTCCCCGAAGAAGGGCACCGTCCAGGGCTTCGATGGCATGGACAAGGGTGAAACCTTCACCGTCGACCTGGACGTGGCCGACGCCGACGCAAGCGACTTCGACGCACTCGTCCTGCCCGGCGGCGTCGTCAACGCAGACTTCCTCCGCGTGGACAAGAACGCCCAGCAGTTTGCCCGTGCCTTCTTCGAGGCGCACAAGCCCGTGGCTTCCATCTGCCACGGCCCGTGGCTGCTGATCGAGGCCGGCGTCGTCAAGGGCCGCGACCTGACGTCCTACCACACGCTGGCAACGGACCTGAAGAACGCCGGCGCGAACTGGACCGACGAGGAAGTGGTGGTGGACCAGGGGTTCGTCACCAGCCGCAACCCGGACGATCTGCCGGCTTTCAACGACAAGCTCGTTGAGGAAATCGCCGAAGGGGAACACGCGGGCCAGCACGCCTGA
- a CDS encoding protein kinase domain-containing protein, whose product MPNHVSEGLFLGGRYRLLNQIGAGAMGTVHRAKDEFLDRDVAVKIIRPSATSEIDLRRSDAEAKILARLNHHSLVTLLDAGSDTSNPESPLIYLVMELVQGLDLRERLKEGRLPRRQAAMLGYDLAIGLEYIHDNGVVHRDVKPANIMLFDYRSADARLRAKLTDFGVAFVSGDPQSQHGTFSGTAAFMSPEQARGEQAGPSSDVYSLGLVLLQCLTGEPAFPGPALESALARLLRDPEIPAELGADWVSLLRAMTAQDAAGRPSAHDVSQVLYDMIIAARGRHRVDPEILPADEAQRMDAVRRYDLLDTPPDGAFDRVTALASRLFDVPVAIVSVVDTDRIWFKSHHGTDAVEIGRDPGLCASAILQDSVYVVDDARQDPRTLANPLVAGDFGLQFYAGVPLQTSDGFNLGTLCILDTKTRTFSPEDAATLSDLAAIVMNDLEMRLESRRAGGSVH is encoded by the coding sequence GTGCCGAACCATGTTTCAGAAGGTCTCTTCCTGGGTGGAAGATACCGGCTCCTGAATCAAATCGGGGCAGGTGCCATGGGCACCGTCCACCGGGCCAAGGACGAGTTCCTGGACCGGGACGTAGCGGTGAAGATCATCCGCCCGTCAGCCACCAGTGAGATCGACCTGCGGCGCAGTGACGCCGAGGCCAAGATCCTGGCGCGCCTGAACCACCACAGCCTGGTCACCCTGCTGGATGCCGGATCGGACACGTCCAACCCGGAATCGCCGCTGATCTACCTCGTGATGGAACTTGTCCAGGGCCTCGATCTGCGCGAACGGCTGAAAGAGGGCCGGCTGCCCCGCCGCCAGGCCGCGATGCTCGGCTACGACCTCGCCATCGGACTGGAGTACATCCACGACAACGGCGTGGTGCACCGGGACGTCAAGCCCGCGAACATCATGCTGTTCGACTACCGCAGCGCCGATGCCCGGCTCCGGGCCAAGCTCACCGACTTCGGCGTTGCCTTCGTGTCCGGCGACCCGCAGTCGCAGCACGGCACCTTCTCCGGCACCGCGGCGTTCATGAGCCCCGAGCAGGCCCGCGGCGAACAGGCCGGACCGTCCAGCGATGTGTATTCGCTGGGCCTGGTACTGCTGCAGTGCCTCACGGGAGAGCCGGCCTTCCCCGGCCCCGCCCTGGAGAGTGCCCTCGCGCGCCTTCTCCGGGACCCTGAGATCCCCGCAGAGCTGGGAGCGGACTGGGTGTCCCTGCTGCGCGCCATGACCGCTCAGGACGCTGCAGGGCGTCCCAGCGCCCACGACGTCTCCCAGGTCCTGTATGACATGATCATCGCCGCGCGCGGCCGGCACCGGGTTGACCCGGAGATCCTGCCCGCCGACGAAGCCCAGCGGATGGACGCGGTCCGCCGCTATGACCTGCTGGACACTCCCCCTGACGGTGCCTTCGACCGGGTCACGGCCCTGGCCTCCCGCCTCTTCGACGTCCCCGTGGCAATCGTCAGCGTGGTGGACACCGACCGGATCTGGTTCAAGTCCCACCACGGCACCGACGCCGTCGAGATCGGCCGCGATCCCGGCCTGTGCGCCTCCGCCATCCTGCAGGACAGCGTGTATGTGGTCGACGACGCCCGGCAGGATCCGCGAACGCTGGCCAACCCGCTGGTGGCCGGAGACTTCGGCCTGCAGTTCTACGCCGGCGTTCCGCTGCAGACCAGTGACGGGTTCAATCTGGGCACGCTCTGCATCCTGGATACGAAGACGCGCACTTTCTCCCCCGAGGATGCGGCAACACTCTCGGACCTGGCCGCGATTGTTATGAATGACCTGGAAATGCGCCTCGAAAGCCGCCGCGCAGGCGGGTCGGTCCACTAG
- a CDS encoding DEAD/DEAH box helicase produces MSEATLENTNVENAAPETEENTVLFSDFGLDERVLAALKDVGYVTPSPIQAATIPLLLEGRDVVGLAQTGTGKTAAFAVPALSLLAGRPATKDTQVLVLAPTRELALQSAEAFTSYAVHMDGITVLPVYGGSAYGPQLNGLRRGAQVVVGTPGRVIDHIAKGSLNLSNLEYLVLDEADEMLRMGFAEDVEQILSSTPASKQVALFSATMPPAIRKIAKKYLNNAAEITVKSKTTTGANTRQRYVQVMGPHKLDAMTRILETEEFDGVIAFVRTKAATEDLADKLKDRGYSAAAINGDIPQQQRERTVEALRDGKIDILVATDVAARGLDVERISHVVNYDIPHDTESYVHRIGRTGRAGRTGDAILFMTPREKYLLRAIEKATRQPVEHMQLPSVDIVNEKRLAKFSEKITETRTSEDISVFKDLVTKYIAEHDVPAEEVAAALAVMAQAGRPLLLQEVAQAPARQRERSEGRNDGVGSRGPTRPLTEGNATYRIAVGRRQRVLPGSIVGAIANEGGLSSAQIGGIDIRADHTLVELPADLSKDQLRALSRTRIGGELIHLELDKGRKPAREREGGGSFNDRADRGGFKKDFKKRDGERSFGDRGSDRPFKKREGGFRDSAAAGARKPRFRD; encoded by the coding sequence TTGTCTGAAGCCACGCTGGAAAACACCAACGTCGAAAATGCCGCTCCCGAAACCGAAGAGAACACCGTGCTGTTCAGTGACTTCGGATTGGACGAGCGCGTCCTGGCAGCCCTGAAGGATGTCGGCTACGTAACGCCGTCTCCCATCCAGGCAGCTACCATCCCCCTGCTGCTCGAAGGCCGCGACGTCGTCGGCCTGGCCCAGACGGGTACCGGCAAGACCGCGGCATTCGCCGTTCCGGCCCTGTCCCTGCTCGCCGGCCGCCCGGCAACCAAGGACACCCAGGTGCTGGTGCTTGCACCCACCCGTGAACTGGCCCTGCAGTCTGCAGAAGCCTTCACTTCCTACGCCGTCCACATGGATGGCATCACCGTGCTTCCCGTCTACGGCGGTTCCGCCTACGGCCCCCAGCTCAACGGCCTTCGCCGCGGCGCCCAGGTTGTTGTGGGCACCCCCGGCCGTGTGATTGACCACATCGCCAAGGGTTCCCTGAACCTGTCCAACCTCGAGTACCTGGTGCTCGATGAGGCTGACGAAATGCTGCGCATGGGCTTCGCCGAAGACGTGGAGCAGATCCTTTCCTCCACTCCGGCGAGCAAGCAGGTTGCACTGTTCTCCGCCACCATGCCGCCGGCCATCCGCAAGATTGCCAAGAAGTACCTGAACAACGCTGCGGAAATCACGGTCAAGTCCAAGACCACCACCGGTGCGAATACCCGCCAGCGCTACGTGCAGGTCATGGGCCCGCACAAGCTGGATGCAATGACCCGCATCCTGGAAACCGAAGAGTTCGACGGCGTTATCGCGTTCGTCCGGACCAAGGCGGCCACCGAAGACCTGGCTGACAAGCTCAAGGACCGCGGCTACAGCGCCGCCGCCATCAACGGCGACATCCCGCAGCAGCAGCGTGAGCGCACGGTCGAGGCCCTCCGCGACGGCAAGATCGACATCCTGGTTGCCACGGATGTTGCCGCCCGCGGCCTCGACGTCGAGCGCATCAGCCACGTCGTCAACTACGACATCCCGCACGACACCGAGTCCTACGTCCACCGCATCGGCCGCACCGGCCGTGCAGGACGCACCGGCGACGCCATCCTGTTCATGACCCCGCGCGAGAAGTACCTGCTGCGGGCCATTGAAAAGGCAACACGCCAGCCGGTTGAGCACATGCAGCTTCCCAGCGTCGACATCGTCAACGAGAAGCGCCTGGCCAAGTTCTCCGAGAAGATCACGGAAACCCGTACTTCCGAAGACATCTCGGTATTCAAGGACCTGGTCACCAAGTACATCGCCGAGCACGACGTGCCCGCCGAAGAGGTTGCCGCAGCCCTTGCCGTCATGGCACAGGCCGGACGCCCGCTGCTGCTGCAGGAAGTCGCACAGGCTCCCGCCCGCCAGCGCGAGCGTTCCGAAGGCCGCAACGACGGCGTCGGCTCACGCGGCCCGACGCGCCCGCTGACCGAAGGCAATGCAACGTACCGCATCGCCGTCGGCCGCCGCCAGCGCGTGCTGCCCGGTTCGATTGTCGGCGCCATCGCCAACGAGGGCGGCCTGTCCTCCGCGCAGATCGGCGGCATCGACATCCGTGCAGACCACACCCTGGTGGAACTGCCTGCAGATCTGTCCAAGGACCAGCTGCGCGCCCTGTCCCGCACCCGGATCGGCGGCGAACTGATCCACCTCGAGCTGGACAAGGGACGCAAGCCGGCCCGCGAGCGTGAAGGCGGCGGCAGCTTCAACGACCGCGCCGACCGTGGCGGATTCAAGAAGGATTTCAAGAAGCGCGACGGCGAGCGTTCCTTCGGGGACCGCGGCAGCGACCGCCCGTTCAAGAAGCGTGAAGGCGGCTTCCGCGACAGCGCCGCTGCCGGTGCCCGCAAGCCCCGCTTCCGCGACTAG
- a CDS encoding MOSC domain-containing protein: MRTGSLLAVCLLHGLLPTKDATGVTAIDKRAVAGPVKVHPLGLTGDLQASRKHHGGESKAIYAYSQDDAEYWARELGREIPPGLFGENLRLDGIDATAALIGERWRIGADVELEVTCPRTPCRNFQRRMEVPNWQRRFAEAGRVGTYLRVRRRGSIAAGDTVEVVTAPSHGVSVRDVFRGLDADQAAALQASRSAGEITLSPEILKVLRTMSAKAVRSTAAVPAAG, encoded by the coding sequence ATGAGAACCGGTTCCCTGCTCGCCGTATGCCTGCTGCACGGCCTTCTGCCCACGAAGGACGCCACCGGCGTCACTGCCATCGACAAGCGTGCCGTGGCAGGACCGGTAAAGGTCCATCCCCTGGGGCTGACCGGAGACCTGCAGGCCAGCCGCAAGCATCACGGCGGCGAATCCAAGGCAATCTATGCCTATTCCCAGGACGACGCCGAGTACTGGGCCCGGGAACTGGGACGGGAGATCCCGCCCGGACTGTTCGGCGAAAACCTGCGGCTGGACGGTATTGACGCCACTGCCGCCCTGATCGGCGAGCGGTGGCGGATCGGTGCCGACGTCGAGCTGGAGGTGACCTGCCCCCGCACCCCGTGCCGCAACTTCCAGCGGCGGATGGAGGTGCCGAACTGGCAGCGCCGCTTCGCGGAGGCCGGCCGGGTGGGCACCTATCTGCGGGTCCGCCGCCGCGGCAGCATCGCTGCGGGGGACACGGTGGAAGTGGTGACCGCACCCAGCCATGGCGTGAGTGTCCGCGACGTCTTCCGTGGCCTCGACGCCGATCAGGCGGCGGCGCTGCAGGCGTCCCGGAGCGCCGGCGAGATCACGCTGTCACCGGAAATACTCAAGGTCCTGCGCACCATGTCGGCCAAAGCAGTGCGGTCCACGGCGGCAGTGCCGGCCGCGGGTTAG
- a CDS encoding glycosyltransferase 87 family protein, producing the protein MGQIHRSAFVRTVATLGALALAGLLVWTAFDLSPRHGLDFSVYLSGGQSVIDAAGELYTKSVQYDADSSLLFTYPPFAALVFAVLAPFGQSVGLNIFTGISIAIAAATAVWAVRYFFRRRGAMDVLRHPWLRPLAIAGTGLIVLLGPWRETQAFGQINILLFGLIMADFVIKKESWPTGLLTGVAAGLKLTPLVFGLYFLARGDWRGLRNMTYGFLSTFALGFLILPRESRTYWLDLLPDTSRIGGAGYVDNLSIKGAILHFGGPDFPVDLPWLLLSLLAVAAAAVVIRIAGNRGQTFTALAVTALLMLLISPVSWSHHWVWVALFIPVLARNVMDVEPERRRLKITGFLLLASSLVIFIYSPKTIGELFNAPNLDSQLPEPWLMASSAGVFWGIGLLAWWYVDYWGSRPRQWWRNNPPGLQRATEPQP; encoded by the coding sequence ATGGGCCAGATCCACCGATCCGCTTTTGTGCGGACCGTTGCGACCCTGGGGGCGCTGGCATTAGCCGGGTTGCTCGTATGGACAGCTTTCGACTTGTCGCCGCGCCACGGCCTCGACTTCAGCGTCTATCTTTCCGGCGGGCAGAGCGTCATCGACGCCGCCGGTGAACTGTATACGAAGTCGGTCCAGTACGACGCCGACAGCAGCCTGCTCTTCACCTACCCGCCTTTTGCCGCGCTGGTCTTTGCCGTGCTGGCGCCGTTCGGCCAGAGCGTGGGGCTGAACATCTTCACCGGCATTTCCATCGCCATTGCCGCAGCCACCGCCGTCTGGGCAGTGCGCTATTTCTTCCGCCGCCGGGGCGCAATGGATGTACTCCGCCACCCCTGGCTCCGGCCGCTGGCGATCGCCGGCACCGGGCTGATCGTGCTGCTCGGCCCGTGGCGCGAAACGCAGGCCTTCGGGCAGATCAACATCCTGCTCTTTGGACTGATCATGGCCGACTTCGTGATCAAGAAGGAAAGCTGGCCCACAGGTCTGCTGACCGGGGTGGCGGCCGGACTGAAACTCACCCCGCTGGTTTTCGGTCTGTACTTCCTGGCGCGGGGCGACTGGCGCGGGCTGCGCAACATGACCTACGGCTTCCTCTCAACCTTCGCCCTGGGCTTCCTGATCCTTCCGCGGGAATCCCGCACGTACTGGCTGGACCTGCTGCCGGACACCTCGAGGATCGGCGGTGCCGGCTACGTGGACAACCTCTCGATCAAGGGCGCGATCCTGCACTTCGGCGGCCCGGATTTCCCCGTCGACCTTCCGTGGCTTCTCCTGTCACTGCTGGCTGTCGCCGCTGCCGCCGTCGTCATCCGCATTGCCGGCAACCGCGGGCAGACCTTCACCGCACTGGCAGTCACCGCGCTGCTGATGCTCTTGATTTCCCCCGTCTCCTGGTCGCACCACTGGGTCTGGGTGGCCCTCTTCATCCCTGTCCTGGCCCGGAACGTGATGGATGTGGAGCCGGAGCGCCGGAGACTGAAGATCACCGGGTTCCTCCTGCTGGCCTCCTCGCTGGTGATCTTCATATACTCGCCCAAGACCATCGGCGAACTGTTCAATGCGCCCAACCTGGACTCCCAGCTGCCCGAGCCGTGGCTGATGGCCTCCAGCGCCGGTGTCTTCTGGGGCATCGGGCTGCTGGCCTGGTGGTACGTCGACTATTGGGGCAGCCGCCCGCGCCAGTGGTGGCGAAACAATCCGCCCGGGTTGCAGCGGGCCACGGAGCCGCAGCCCTAG
- a CDS encoding amidohydrolase, which translates to MSPALQAITNAHVVPVTGRPFDGTVLVEDGRIRELGPDVVVPEGAQVLDAGGQWLLPGLVDAHTHLGVHEEGEGWAGNDSNEMTDPVMAGVRALDAVNPFDTGFDDALAGGVTTANINPGSGNPIGGQAVALHTHGRYLEEMVLRAPSGLKSALGENPKRIYSDKKQTPSTRLGTAMVIRQAFMDAQNYLGKADPNARDPHLEALAMVLKREIPWRQHAHRADDIGTALRLADEFGYDLVLDHGTEAHLLADVLAERGVPVLIGPLFTTRSKVELRGRSMANPGKLAAAGVEISIITDHPVVPINFLIYQAALAVKEGLDPEEALRAVTINPARVLGLADRLGSLAPGKDADLVLWSGNPLDVMQRALKVWIGGREVYRYDLDAREQIVAPR; encoded by the coding sequence ATGTCCCCCGCGCTTCAAGCCATCACCAATGCCCATGTGGTTCCGGTCACCGGCAGGCCCTTCGACGGCACCGTCCTCGTCGAGGACGGGCGGATCCGGGAGCTGGGCCCCGACGTCGTTGTGCCCGAAGGCGCCCAGGTGCTCGATGCCGGAGGCCAGTGGCTGCTGCCCGGGCTGGTGGATGCGCACACCCACCTCGGCGTGCATGAGGAGGGTGAAGGCTGGGCCGGCAACGATTCCAACGAGATGACGGACCCGGTGATGGCGGGCGTCCGCGCCCTGGACGCCGTCAACCCCTTTGACACAGGGTTCGACGACGCGCTGGCCGGCGGAGTGACCACGGCCAACATCAACCCCGGTTCCGGCAACCCGATCGGCGGGCAGGCAGTGGCGCTGCACACGCACGGGCGCTACTTGGAGGAAATGGTGCTGCGCGCGCCCAGCGGACTGAAGTCCGCTCTCGGAGAGAACCCGAAGCGGATCTACAGCGACAAGAAGCAGACCCCCTCCACCCGTCTGGGTACGGCGATGGTGATCCGGCAGGCCTTTATGGATGCGCAGAACTATCTGGGCAAGGCGGACCCGAACGCCCGCGACCCGCACCTTGAAGCCCTGGCCATGGTGCTGAAGCGGGAAATCCCCTGGCGGCAGCATGCCCACCGGGCGGACGATATCGGCACCGCCCTGCGGCTGGCGGACGAGTTCGGCTACGACCTGGTGCTGGACCACGGCACCGAGGCCCATCTGCTGGCCGATGTCCTGGCCGAACGCGGCGTCCCGGTGCTCATCGGTCCGCTCTTCACCACCCGCTCGAAGGTGGAGCTGCGCGGCCGCAGTATGGCCAATCCGGGGAAGCTGGCTGCTGCCGGGGTGGAGATCTCCATCATCACCGACCATCCGGTGGTCCCCATCAATTTCCTGATCTACCAAGCCGCGCTCGCGGTGAAGGAGGGACTGGACCCCGAGGAGGCACTGCGTGCCGTGACGATCAATCCCGCCCGGGTCCTGGGCCTCGCGGACCGGCTCGGTTCCCTGGCACCCGGCAAGGACGCGGATCTGGTCCTGTGGAGCGGCAATCCGCTGGACGTGATGCAGCGGGCGCTGAAGGTATGGATCGGCGGCCGGGAGGTCTACCGCTACGACCTTGACGCCCGCGAACAGATAGTGGCGCCCCGCTGA
- a CDS encoding cystathionine gamma-synthase yields the protein MSSFSTRAIHAGQEPDPTTGAVIPPLYQSTTYAQDGIGGLRNGYEYGRGTNPTRDSLQQQLAALEGGRHAFSFSSGLAAEDALIRGLLAPGDHIVLGNDAYGGTYRLINKVLGKWGITNAAVDMSDAAAVAAAIAAGNTKIVWLETPSNPMMKISDIAATAQAAHDAGALLVVDNTFASPYLQQPLALGADVVVHSTTKYIGGHSDAVGGAVILNDDALAEEVGFIQFAVGAVSAPMEAWLTTRGLKTLAVRMDRHSASAMAVAKWLKEQPAVEHVLYPGLEEHPGHDLAKAQMKDFGGMVSVSFKGGEAAARKVAESTRLFLLAESLGGVESLMNYPSEMTHASVKGTELAVPENLLRLSVGLEDVEDLIADLDQALGQL from the coding sequence ATGAGCAGCTTCAGTACGCGCGCCATCCATGCGGGACAGGAACCGGATCCCACCACGGGCGCAGTCATTCCGCCCCTGTACCAGAGCACCACCTACGCGCAGGACGGCATCGGCGGCCTGCGCAACGGCTATGAGTACGGCCGCGGAACCAACCCCACCCGGGATTCGCTGCAGCAGCAGCTTGCTGCACTGGAAGGCGGCAGGCATGCCTTCTCCTTCAGCTCCGGGCTGGCCGCGGAGGACGCCCTCATCCGGGGGCTGCTGGCTCCCGGGGACCACATCGTCCTGGGCAACGATGCCTACGGCGGAACCTACCGCCTGATCAACAAGGTGCTGGGCAAGTGGGGAATCACCAATGCTGCCGTGGATATGTCCGACGCCGCCGCGGTTGCGGCTGCCATCGCCGCCGGGAACACGAAGATTGTCTGGCTCGAAACACCGTCGAACCCGATGATGAAGATCAGCGACATCGCCGCAACGGCGCAGGCAGCGCACGACGCCGGTGCCCTCCTGGTGGTCGACAACACCTTTGCGTCCCCGTACCTGCAGCAGCCGCTGGCCCTGGGGGCCGACGTCGTCGTCCACTCGACCACCAAGTACATCGGCGGGCACTCCGACGCGGTAGGCGGTGCCGTCATCCTGAACGACGACGCCCTGGCGGAGGAGGTCGGATTCATCCAGTTCGCTGTCGGGGCTGTGTCCGCGCCGATGGAAGCCTGGCTGACCACCCGCGGCCTGAAGACCCTGGCGGTGCGGATGGACCGGCATTCCGCCAGCGCGATGGCCGTGGCGAAGTGGCTGAAGGAGCAGCCTGCAGTGGAGCACGTGCTGTATCCGGGACTGGAAGAGCACCCGGGGCATGACCTGGCCAAAGCGCAGATGAAGGACTTCGGCGGCATGGTTTCCGTGTCCTTCAAGGGCGGCGAGGCAGCGGCCCGGAAGGTGGCCGAATCCACCCGGCTGTTCCTGCTCGCCGAATCCCTGGGCGGGGTGGAGTCCCTGATGAACTACCCCTCGGAAATGACCCACGCCTCGGTCAAGGGCACCGAGCTGGCCGTGCCGGAGAACCTGCTGCGGCTTTCGGTGGGCCTGGAGGATGTCGAGGACCTCATTGCGGACCTCGACCAGGCGCTGGGCCAGCTCTAG
- a CDS encoding cystathionine beta-synthase, with protein MKYANTVLDLIGNTPLVKLHHVTEGISATVLVKLEYLNPGGSVKDRIAVKMIDTAEREGKLLPGGTVVEPTSGNTGVGLALVAQQKGYKCIFVTPDKVGVEKRDVLRAYGAEVVVTPTAVAPDSPDSYYGVSDRLVREIDGAYKPDQFSNPSAPASHFESTGPEIWADTDGRVTHFVAGAGTGGTITGTGRYLKEVSADRASGPVRVIAADPDGSVYSGGTGRPYFVEGVGEDMWPDNYDPSVPDEVIAVKDADSFAMTRRLAREEGLLVGGSSGMAVTAALEAARSLGPDDVVVVLLPDSGRGYMGKIFNDEWMRSYGFLQDGGEQATVRDVLATKDGSLPELVHTHPNETVRDVIAILNEYGVSYLPVLSQEPPVVLGEVLGSVDERSLTEKLFRGEAKPTDRISEHMGPRPELVGTGDTVAAARSKLQEDDAVMVTSDGAAVGMLTRHDLLSYLSL; from the coding sequence ATGAAGTATGCCAATACCGTCCTGGACCTGATCGGCAACACTCCCTTGGTGAAGCTCCACCACGTGACCGAAGGCATCAGTGCCACCGTCCTGGTGAAGCTGGAGTACCTGAATCCGGGCGGATCCGTAAAGGACCGCATTGCCGTGAAGATGATCGACACGGCCGAGCGTGAGGGGAAGCTGCTGCCCGGCGGCACGGTGGTTGAGCCCACCAGCGGCAACACCGGTGTCGGGCTCGCGTTGGTGGCCCAGCAGAAGGGCTACAAGTGCATCTTCGTTACCCCGGACAAGGTGGGGGTGGAGAAGCGGGACGTACTGCGTGCCTACGGTGCCGAAGTGGTGGTCACCCCGACGGCGGTCGCTCCGGACAGCCCCGACTCCTACTACGGAGTCTCCGACCGGCTGGTGCGCGAGATCGACGGCGCGTACAAGCCGGACCAGTTCTCCAACCCGTCGGCCCCGGCCAGCCACTTCGAATCCACGGGACCGGAAATCTGGGCGGATACAGACGGCCGGGTAACCCACTTCGTGGCAGGCGCCGGCACGGGCGGCACCATTACCGGCACTGGACGCTACCTGAAGGAAGTCTCCGCGGACCGTGCCTCCGGGCCGGTACGGGTGATTGCCGCGGACCCGGACGGCTCGGTGTATTCCGGCGGCACGGGCCGCCCCTATTTCGTGGAAGGCGTGGGGGAGGACATGTGGCCGGACAACTACGATCCGTCCGTGCCTGACGAGGTGATTGCCGTGAAGGATGCGGACTCCTTCGCCATGACCCGCCGCCTCGCCCGGGAGGAAGGCCTGCTGGTAGGCGGGTCCTCCGGCATGGCCGTCACCGCGGCACTTGAGGCTGCGCGCTCGCTGGGGCCCGACGACGTCGTCGTGGTCCTGCTGCCGGACAGCGGCCGCGGATACATGGGCAAGATTTTCAACGACGAGTGGATGCGCTCCTACGGTTTCCTGCAGGACGGCGGAGAGCAGGCCACCGTCCGCGACGTGCTGGCCACCAAGGACGGCTCGCTGCCGGAACTGGTCCACACCCATCCAAACGAAACCGTGCGGGACGTCATCGCCATCCTGAACGAGTACGGCGTCTCGTATCTGCCTGTCCTCTCGCAGGAACCGCCGGTGGTCCTGGGCGAAGTCCTCGGATCGGTGGATGAGCGCTCGCTGACGGAGAAGCTTTTCCGCGGCGAGGCCAAGCCGACGGATCGGATCAGCGAGCACATGGGGCCGCGTCCGGAGCTGGTGGGTACGGGGGACACCGTGGCCGCCGCGCGTTCCAAGCTGCAGGAGGACGACGCCGTCATGGTTACGTCCGATGGCGCAGCCGTTGGCATGCTGACCCGGCACGACCTACTTTCGTACCTGAGCCTGTAA
- a CDS encoding DNA-3-methyladenine glycosylase gives MSFTAAGPALQQAPSGLVRCWESPAPYCLQTSLRILVRGKQDPTIRLGPGVAWLAFLTPEGPATLHLREEPVPAPGARVRAQAWGPGARCALDSVPALLGEHDDWSGFDDDQFLATLPRMVTETRRRNLSLRLPSTGRIMDSLIPVVLEQKVTVLEAYYAWRYLVTRYGVDAPGPAPSGMKASPAPETWRKIPSWDWHRARVDLSRSTTILRACALASGLERLAGDPLGEDLTAKLCSVPGIGVWSAAEITQRTHGAPDSVSVGDYHLAAYVGAALTGKRTDDAGMLELLAPWRGHRQRVVRMIMLSGYRKPTYGPKLAPMDHRRR, from the coding sequence ATGTCCTTCACTGCCGCTGGTCCAGCGCTGCAGCAGGCTCCCTCCGGTCTGGTGCGCTGCTGGGAGTCCCCCGCCCCGTACTGCCTGCAGACCTCGCTGCGCATCCTGGTCCGCGGTAAGCAGGATCCGACCATCCGCCTCGGCCCGGGTGTTGCCTGGCTGGCCTTCCTCACCCCGGAAGGTCCGGCCACCCTGCACCTTCGCGAGGAACCCGTCCCGGCCCCCGGCGCACGGGTCCGCGCCCAGGCCTGGGGGCCGGGTGCCCGGTGCGCGCTGGACTCGGTACCCGCCCTGCTGGGTGAACACGACGACTGGTCCGGCTTTGACGACGACCAGTTCCTCGCGACCCTGCCCCGGATGGTCACGGAGACCCGGCGCCGGAACCTCTCCCTGCGGCTGCCGAGCACGGGCCGGATCATGGACAGCCTGATCCCGGTGGTGCTGGAGCAGAAAGTCACCGTGCTGGAGGCCTACTACGCCTGGCGCTACCTGGTGACCCGCTACGGCGTTGACGCACCCGGCCCGGCGCCGTCGGGCATGAAAGCCTCCCCTGCCCCGGAGACCTGGCGGAAGATCCCCAGCTGGGACTGGCACCGGGCACGGGTGGACCTTTCCCGTTCCACCACCATCCTGCGGGCCTGTGCGCTCGCCTCGGGGCTGGAGCGGCTGGCCGGGGATCCGCTCGGCGAGGACCTGACCGCCAAGCTTTGCTCCGTTCCGGGAATCGGCGTGTGGAGCGCTGCGGAAATCACCCAGCGGACCCACGGTGCTCCGGATTCCGTCTCCGTTGGCGACTACCACCTGGCCGCCTACGTGGGCGCGGCCCTCACCGGGAAGCGGACCGACGACGCCGGCATGCTGGAGCTGCTCGCACCCTGGCGGGGACACCGCCAGCGGGTGGTGCGGATGATCATGCTCAGCGGTTACCGCAAACCCACCTACGGACCGAAGCTCGCCCCGATGGACCACCGCCGCCGCTGA
- a CDS encoding putative quinol monooxygenase — protein METNTPINLRATMVPNAGEHMRVKLALDIAIEQVRTEPGCLRYEIIEDSESAIVLAEQWASRADLERHARGAALQDLQESLSALLAEPLKVEQV, from the coding sequence ATGGAAACCAATACCCCCATCAATCTCCGCGCCACCATGGTCCCCAACGCCGGCGAGCACATGCGCGTGAAGCTGGCCCTGGACATCGCCATTGAGCAGGTACGGACGGAACCGGGCTGCCTGCGCTACGAAATCATCGAGGACTCGGAGTCGGCAATTGTGCTGGCGGAGCAGTGGGCCTCCCGTGCGGACCTGGAGCGCCATGCCCGCGGTGCCGCCCTCCAGGACCTGCAGGAATCCCTCAGTGCCCTGCTGGCCGAACCGCTCAAGGTGGAACAGGTCTAA